DNA sequence from the Cyprinus carpio isolate SPL01 chromosome B13, ASM1834038v1, whole genome shotgun sequence genome:
acacaggacactcactcactcacacacacacacacacacacacacactctgaatctcagcggtacacacacacacacacccacaaacacacactcacacacacacacacacacactcactcactcacacacacactgacactcacacagacacacacttactcacacacacacacacactcactctcacacacacacacacactcactcacactcacacacacacacacacactcacactcacacacacacacacacactcactcactcacactcaccactgacactcacacacactcactcacacagacacacacttactcacatacacacactctctctcacacacacaatcactcacacacacacacacactcacactcacacacacacacacactcactcactcactcactcacacacacacacacactctctctcacacacacacactcactcacacacacacacacacacacacacacacacacacacacacacacacacactcactcacacacacacacacacacacacacacacacacacacacacacacacacacactcactcactcacacacacacactgagacacactaattcacactaacacacaccataaactcacacaaacacacaaatacacactcacacacacaaacaaacactaacacacacacacacacactcacactcacacacacacacacacacacacacacacacacacacacacacacccacacacacactcactcactcacacacacactcacactcacacacactcactcactcacacacacacacacacacacacacacacactcactctctctctctctcacacacacacactcactcactctcacacacacacacacactcactctctctctcacacacacacactctttctcacacacacacacacacacacacacactcacacacacacacacacacacacacacacacactcacactctcacacacacacacacacactctctttctcactcacacacacaaacacacaaattcactctcacacacactcacttactcacacactcacactcactcactcactcaaactcacacacagacacacacacacacacagacactcactctctctcacacacacacactctctctcactcactcactctcacacacacactcactctctctctcacacacacacactctcactcactcactctctcacacacacacacacacacacacacacacacacacactctctctctcactcactcacacacacactctctctctctctctcacacacacactctctctctctctcacacacacacacacacacacacacacacacacatgtagtgtcactcactcactcacacagacactcactctctctctcacacacacacacacacactcactccctctctcacacacacacacacacacacactctctcactcacacacacacactcactcacactcacacacacacacacactctctctctctctttctctcacacacacacacacctccaccctcacacccacatacacacacacacactctctctctctctctctctcacacatacacacacacactctctctctctctctcacacacacacacacaaacacttttttttatggtgatTTGGTGTGTCAGTTTTTGGATTATTATTGCAGTCAAACCTGGCGCAGAGAAATCATTCCCTCACTCATACAGTACTAGCTACATATAATGCCTGTATAAGTCACatgtaatcaaaataaattatcaatatatatataagtgagtGAATATATGAACAGGTTTCATGACCTGCTAAAAATAAGAGACATTTGCCAAATGAAGCAAACTCATGAAGGTGTGCTCTCTGCCCGCAGTACTCCAGACTGTCCAAGCAGTACGGCATGGAGATCTTCCTGAAGAAGGAGCTTCTGCATTACACGGGTTCAGTGAAGGAGAGAGGAGCGCTGTACCTGCTGTCCTCTCTCAAACAGGTCAGACCTGCCTACCCTTTAACACACACTGTATACTGtgctcagttttattttcatgtttaatatatgatattaatttcatttttatttaattacatatgaTACCATGTGAATTTTTAAGaaggaatttgtttttgaatgtgttttttttttttggacagatattatattaaacataataagACATGCTAATAAAACTGAGTGCTACTGTGCAAATGCGTGTAATGTAATACTAGATGTAAAATCATATATAACTGATATCTATGAAGCAGAAATgaaattgcaataaataataagtgatattttattttataaaaacaaatctgagtGACACCGTGTGACTAATGTAGCTTCTGCTTTCTTGACACATTAATGTAATGAGTGTGACCGTGTGCTGCTCCAGGATCAGCAGAGGAAGGGTGTGATCGTGGCCACAGACTCCAGCTTCTCGATGGCGGTGGCGTATCACGCGGTGGAGCTGAGGATCCCGGTGTTCGTCATCATGCCGGCGTGCTGCTCTCCTCTGCGCCTGCGCATGTACAGAGACTACGGCGCTATGGTTATTTCCTACGGCAGCACGGCTCAGGACTCCATCAACCACGCCAGACACCTGGCCCGAGAGAACGGATACCTGTGTCTGGAGGAGTGAGTGCATCAACACCGCATGCTTACTTCTCATTTagagaagcttttatccaaagcgatgacaattataaaattagaagcacacaattccctagaatatcattatatccTTAAACATTAGGTTTTGTACTCCTGGAAATGattaaagtagtcaaacctgttcattagaagggggtgCACCAATACTTttggtgacagacagacagagagcatCTTCATTATCTAGACGCCTCGGACCCGTGCGAGAGGATCTTTTGTGTTTGTATCTGTCATTTATCATGAGATTCACGTCTACTCTCTGAATCCTGCAGTGACATCTACAGTTCAGACTCATGATCCTGAAATCCCCAGCAGAGGCCTATAactacatactgtactgtacactaCCTGCCAAAAATTTGGAAGAATTCAGATTTGTTActgtttgtgaaagaagtctcttctgctcaccgaggctgcatttatttgatcaaatactgtaaaaaatgaaatattattagaatgtaaaacagctgttttctttctgaaaatctgtaaaagtgtaatttatttctgtgatgtgcagctgtattttcagcatcattactccagtcttcagtgtcacatgatcttcagaaatctatgaggttttttaaaactgtgatgcattttatttttcaggattcacagatgaacagaaagttcataagaacagcgtttatttgaagtagaactcttttgtaacattataaatgttttcacagtcacttttgatcaatttaatgcatccttgataaatacaaattattaatttctttaaataaaatactgacccAAACATTGGTagttttgtcattaatttgttagtctatcacagtttccacaaaaatattgtgcagcacaactgtgttcaacattgataataatcagaaatgtttcttgagcagcaaatcatcatattagaatgatttctgaagatcatgtgacactgaagactggagtaatgatgctgaaaatacagctgcacatcacagaaataaattacactttaacagagattcacgtgaaaaacagatattttaaactgtaataatatttcataatttttacagtatttgatcaaataaatgcagcctcggtgagcagaagggACTGATGTTAAAAACCTGAATTATTCAAAACTTTGTCTGTGCATCAGAAagattgtactttattttaaggtgtccttgttacctggataattatacatttaagtactgagaaatattaatgaactacatgTTCTTACTACtgtatatggttagggtttggcttagggttacatGCATGTAACTATGTATAATcaagtacatgtaacaaggacgccttaaaataaagtgttaccgttagAAAAAGTGAGTGGAATTACACGAGCTGTTGGAATCTATCCAAAGAATAAACTGAAATACAAGGCAGTTTTTGTTTACCCCGCTTTGATCTCTGCATCATTCACAGAGTCTAACAAATGAAAGATAGTCCGGATGAAGAACGAACAGACGTGTCCAAACCTGAGGCTCTTTAACCCCGAGCACTGAACACGAGCGGTGGACTCGTTCTGATCCGTCTCTCACTCCTCCGCAGGGACGACAGCGCCGTGTATCTGGCAGGTCTGGGAACAGTGGGTCTGGAGATCTACGAGCAGGTGCCCAAGCTGGACGCGGTCATCGTGCCTGCGAGCGGAAACTATGGGCTCCTGACCGGAACCGCAGCTGCCATCAAACACCTGAACCCTCGCATCTCTGTCATAGTGAGTCTGGTCTGACGCACACACAGCGAGCGCTTGGATACAGCTATGAGCTTCAGATCTGTCAATGTGTCTTATGAGCGCGGCATGATAATTAATACACACTGCCGTGCAAAATCTTCTCATCAAtaagatcaaaaatacataaaaaaaaccattaacatctcaaaatatttgtataatttaaaacacCCCCcctattaatattgtgaaatatttgtataatttaaagatcatgtgacactgaagactggagtaatgatgctgaaaatacagctgcgcatcacagaaataaattacagtttaacagaaaacagctgttttaaaatgtaataatatttcatattttttctgtatttttgctcaaataaatgcagccctggtgagcagaagagacttctttgaaaaaacaatacaaatcctactgaccccaaactcttgagcagcagtGTTAGTACAGAAGTTACAGTATCTGTACAGTAACCGTGTCTCTAACAGGGTGTTGAACCGGAGGACTTTCCTCTTCTGCTGCAGTCGCTCAAAACAGATTCTCCCATTAAAGATCTCTACTGCAACCCCAACAAGAAACTCTACAGAGGTAAAAACTCTCACACGAACCGCTGTCTCCTGTCTCCCGTGAGCCGCTCTGATGCGTCTGTGCTCTGCTCGCTCACACAGATCTGATGGATCACTCTCTCGGCACACACTGCTTCCAGCTGGCCAAGAAAACCGTGGACAAAGTCATTTCTGTCAGGTAGCTTAAAGACCATtgatcatttaatatttaaatattttaaaatgtttaaaaaaattcatatcaATTTCTTTTGATAAATGTTCTCATGCTTACCTTTTTTATAAAGTTGAAAATCTACTGTTTTTACcagattttttgtgtgtattttttggtGATCTGCACTCAATCCACTGACCCAGAAAATCAATCATACCTAGAATCTTAACATCATAAAAAAAGTAGAATTGTGTTCATCTGCTGGCCTATATATAGCACGCatcattaataatgcattaggcacgttaagtgttttagaatgtcccagaTGTGAGCCGAGTCTCactgtgtgtgttatattattatttctgtctcTGAGGAGGCGGACGCTCTGGTGGCCATGCTGCGCTTTCAGGAGTACGAGCGCTCGACCGTGGACACAGAAGGAGCCATGGGCTTGGCTGCAATCTTAGCTGGACAACTGCCAGAGCTTAAAGGGAAAAGGTGGTTAAAGCCCCTCACTCACTTTATTATGATCCAGCGTTACTCTTTCTGACGAGCCGAGGTTAGCAGAGGACTGCATCATGTTCGTCACAGTAAACTGAAtctcaaacagaaaacaaacgcTGGCCTCTGAATGCATGAGCTTGCATCTGGCAGACACTTTTGTGGCTCAAACAtcgaaaaatttaaatatttaaaaatattgaatcgAGAGCACCTTGCTTTACTGCTTGAACTTcaataaagcatgaaataaatgaataacacatttttaaatacttaaatatttttaacaaatgaaagttaatatttaaatatttaaaaatatttaaatactgtttataatattacaattttgtgaaaatgcaatgtttaaaaatagttcaaatctgttctcatgtTAACTGTTGTTGTGTGCTGCAGGGTGGCTGTGGTGGTGAGCAGCGCAAACATGGAGCTGGACCTGGTTCTGCAGTGTGTGGAGCGAGCTCTGGTTCTGGACGACAGAGTCAGTCGCTTCAAGGTGCAGCTGGACGACTGGCCCGGAGACATGGCCAAACTCCTGGACCTGCTGGCCCGAGAGGACGTCCGGTGAGAGGACAAGGAGGACCTTATTTACACTCATGCATCGTGCAGACACTTTTaatgacttgcattgcattccaGCTGTGCTTGTTATCAGTGCATGCTTTCTCTGAGAATCGAACCCGTGACTTCTACGGTTTGAGCTCCTGCATGTAATCCTTGAATTGTAAGTCGctgtgaataaaagcatctgaacAATGCATCAGTGTAAATATAAGCTACAGGTCACATCAACATCAGCTTGTGAATGTTCAATGAGCTCGTGTCACGGAGAGCTAGTGTTTAATCACAGTTAAAGTTACACCAGCCTTCCTCAATCAGCACTGCCATCCTCTCTCCAGATCCCTTCACtaactaactctctctctctctctctctctctctcaggttgcTGGATGTTTGTCACAGACGGTACAGTGATAAAGCAGAGCTCTTTAAAGCTCAGGTCAGAGGACAGTtgatttacacacaaacacaacgtTCATTTTCATTCAGTACCACGGTATATAACCGTGATAATAACAagattttaagttattattatttcacaacaCATTCATTCTGATCTTTAATTCTCACATGACATGATGCAGctagttagtatttttttttttttatatatataagcaatttttaattatattttatataaatgatattttgtttcattgttatactttatgattttttttattctatttttagtaaatgcttaaaaaaatgaattgtaaatttttatcatttaaatttctaGCTTTTCATCAGCTCATGATCTCCAGTTTGAGAAACCCTGCTATATATTACAGTAGTATGGTATTATCATCAGACACTGATACAGTAGAAGAGTTCCCCGCCTCAGTAAAGACACGCAGGGTTTGCAGTTCTTCTGTTGAAACACAATCAGACATAAGTGTGTTTGAGGAGCTGTTCTGGACTGATGTGATTGTGCTCACAGGTGGAGTGTGTCGTTGAAATGAGGGATAAAAGTCAGAACTCACAGCTGCGGCGGACGCTCTCAGACCGATACCCATCACTGCACTGGCTGGAGCggtgatcacacacacactcacacacacacacacacacacacacacacacactcacgcacgcgcacacacacacacacacaaaatcacacacacacacacacacacacacacacacacacatacactctctctctctcacacacacacacacacactagcacacactcacacacactcacacactctctctctcacacacacacacacacacacacacacacacacactcatacactctctctcacacacacacacacacacacacacacacacacactcactcacgcacgcgcacacacacacacaaaatcacacacacacacacacacacacacactcatacactctctctcacacacacacacacacacactcatacactctctctctctctcacacacacacacacacacacacacacacacacacactcatacactctctcacacacacacacacacacacacacacacacaaagacacacgtgcacacacacacacacactcacaaacacactcatacacactctgtcacacacacacaaagacacacacacatacacactcactcatacacactctctcacacacacacacacacacaaagacacacgtgcacacacacacaaagacacactaacaggcacgcacgcacacacacacacacatactcactaaCAAGCAtactcatacacactctctcacacacacacacacacactaacaagcacactcatacacactctctctctcacacacacacacacacgtgcactaCACAGGATgcacctttaataaaaaaaaatgaagcacccacacacacgcacacactcacacacactaacatgctcgcacacacatgcacgcacacactcactcactcactcactacaggcacactc
Encoded proteins:
- the LOC109106582 gene encoding L-threo-3-hydroxyaspartate ammonia-lyase-like isoform X2, with translation MNFAAQFFANFVNDGLETRRSFNDSEEYDPFWQSAEQRRGSSKPDCSFHSGPCAKDGHIGNGRLGRRSTLICPERLKDFGAEEYLNGDVKVFETSVSEPPEVQLLSTPKPAVKKSSESKTTATAPPEHLRFEDISAAAFKLQQAGIQKTPCTYSRLSKQYGMEIFLKKELLHYTGSVKERGALYLLSSLKQDQQRKGVIVATDSSFSMAVAYHAVELRIPVFVIMPACCSPLRLRMYRDYGAMVISYGSTAQDSINHARHLARENGYLCLEEDDSAVYLAGLGTVGLEIYEQVPKLDAVIVPASGNYGLLTGTAAAIKHLNPRISVIGVEPEDFPLLLQSLKTDSPIKDLYCNPNKKLYRDLMDHSLGTHCFQLAKKTVDKVISVREADALVAMLRFQEYERSTVDTEGAMGLAAILAGQLPELKGKRVAVVVSSANMELDLVLQCVERALVLDDRVSRFKVQLDDWPGDMAKLLDLLAREDVRLLDVCHRRYSDKAELFKAQVECVVEMRDKSQNSQLRRTLSDRYPSLHWLER